The following are encoded in a window of Candidatus Zixiibacteriota bacterium genomic DNA:
- a CDS encoding phosphatidate cytidylyltransferase: MSRNLNARIAVAAVAIPAILWISYRGGLWLFGMVSLFAMIGILEYLWAEGWRPHHLLFWAAVITVAGVLFFMCQGGAIADHLDPTSWYASVVGVFLPVFFAITALYSSVGRRSPKTMFESHTRLVWGVCYIAFLYPLVYLLGETGSGMGEGVPSGGDSLLFLFAVLWVGDTAAMWVGKTWGRRKLAPTVSPNKTVEGFFGGLLGALAVGVLMIFWRLSGVPWQHVLVLALGCSFFGQIGDLAESLWKRSLGVKDSSAIIPGHGGVLDRFDSLLFAAPFMYFYFRVIGLT; the protein is encoded by the coding sequence ATGAGCCGGAACCTCAATGCCCGCATAGCGGTCGCCGCGGTGGCTATTCCGGCTATTCTCTGGATCAGTTACCGGGGAGGACTGTGGCTGTTCGGGATGGTTTCGCTGTTCGCCATGATCGGAATACTCGAGTATCTTTGGGCCGAAGGATGGCGTCCCCACCACCTGCTCTTCTGGGCGGCGGTGATTACCGTAGCCGGGGTATTGTTCTTCATGTGCCAGGGCGGGGCGATTGCCGATCACCTCGATCCCACCAGTTGGTACGCCTCGGTGGTGGGGGTCTTCCTGCCGGTGTTCTTTGCAATTACGGCGCTCTACTCGTCTGTTGGACGCCGCTCCCCGAAGACTATGTTTGAGTCACACACCCGGCTGGTATGGGGTGTGTGCTATATCGCGTTTCTCTATCCCCTCGTGTATTTGCTGGGCGAAACAGGTTCCGGTATGGGGGAGGGGGTGCCGTCGGGGGGCGACAGCCTCCTGTTTCTATTTGCCGTGCTCTGGGTGGGCGACACCGCCGCCATGTGGGTCGGCAAAACCTGGGGCAGACGCAAACTCGCTCCGACCGTCTCTCCAAATAAGACGGTTGAAGGATTTTTCGGAGGCCTGCTCGGAGCGCTCGCTGTCGGTGTGCTGATGATCTTCTGGAGACTTTCCGGCGTGCCATGGCAGCATGTCCTTGTGCTTGCCCTCGGATGTTCGTTTTTCGGGCAGATCGGCGACCTGGCGGAATCGTTATGGAAACGCTCGCTGGGGGTTAAAGACTCATCGGCAATAATCCCTGGTCACGGTGGCGTGCTCGATCGGTTTGATTCATTGTTGTTCGCGGCTCCGTTTATGTACTTCTATTTTCGTGTGATCGGGCTGACATGA